The Streptomyces sp. YIM 121038 genome includes a window with the following:
- a CDS encoding transposase produces the protein MLADSVAWRDTPGAFWRGLRTVALDGTTLQVPDAPANKATFGTRKAKGGGENGYPLLRLLVLVETGTRAVLGAVFGPFCEGETAYASSLFGHLRAGMLLLADRGFDGWELMKAIQAEGADFLIRSRLARTPLVLRRGYVGLPKTSTNASARNLHSHAPAARRVLPVRLRLRPPAGQDRRGEHHRGAFPLE, from the coding sequence TGCTGGCCGACTCTGTCGCCTGGAGGGACACGCCCGGGGCCTTCTGGCGGGGCCTGCGCACGGTCGCGCTTGACGGCACGACGCTGCAGGTGCCCGACGCACCGGCGAACAAGGCAACGTTCGGGACGCGCAAGGCCAAGGGGGGAGGCGAGAACGGCTATCCGCTGCTGAGGCTGCTGGTCCTGGTCGAGACGGGGACCCGGGCCGTGCTCGGCGCGGTCTTCGGCCCGTTTTGCGAAGGGGAGACCGCGTACGCGTCCTCGCTGTTTGGGCACCTGCGTGCCGGAATGCTCCTGCTGGCCGACCGCGGCTTCGACGGCTGGGAGCTGATGAAAGCGATCCAGGCCGAGGGAGCCGACTTTCTGATCCGTTCCCGCCTGGCCCGCACCCCGCTGGTCCTACGCCGTGGCTATGTCGGCCTCCCGAAGACGTCGACAAACGCCTCCGCAAGAAACCTCCATAGCCATGCGCCGGCTGCCCGACGGGTCCTACCTGTCCGTCTTCGGCTACGGCCGCCTGCCGGTCAGGATCGTCGAGGCGAACATCACCGGGGTGCGTTTCCTCTTGAGTGA